In Cervus elaphus chromosome 3, mCerEla1.1, whole genome shotgun sequence, the genomic stretch GAATGTTAATCAAAGATGGGAGCACATTTTCAATTGTGTAAtatgttcattcaggtttttcttctttatagtgGCTCAAATTCATAATAAAACAGGAGGAAGTTCCTCTTTGGGCAATAGGGCTAATCCCAGTTCTTTCTGAGCAATGTCTTCAAGCaatatcatttcattattttcttgcaATTAACTCTTAGGACATCAAAATACCCTTCTGAAAACATACAGAACAAACCTTTTAGTGTAAGTGAACCATAAACATTGCCTGCTTTCCGCATGTCTCCAAGGGTGGAGCTCCCAAATTGGTCAGAGAAGGGGGAAGTGAAAAGATGTTAAATACCAAGCCCAGCTCAGTCTGGTCAGCTTGGACATTTGGCTTCTGTCAACATGAAGGCTCTCCTTATTCTGGGGCTTCTCCTCCTTTCCGTTGCTGTCCAGGGCAAGAAATTTGAGAGATGTGAGCTTGCCAGAACTCTGAAGAAATTTGGATTGGCTGGCTACAAGGGAATCAGCCTGGCAAACTGTAAGTTAACTATTCTTCATCCTTCCAAATAGTTAGCCAGCTATGGAACAGATACTAATAGAGGAAGAAGAATAAGAAAGGGACTTTGAgtgaatggcttttttttttccttgaagggTTTGTACATTTAcaatagttcaaaaacatcagctCAGAATCAGATGTACCAAGGGAAGGATTGAGGCATGGGAGGGTCAAATTCTATACCATCCTAAGCATGCCAGATCTTGCTATACTCCTCTGGTGCCACTAAATTTGCCAGCTGGCACATGTAGGGTGACTACAAGATATATTTCAGCCCTCAGCCATTTCCAGCTTGGAATTTGGGTTCTGCAAGCCTGAGTAAGGtagtatttttgtaatttttaatccCCCTACAAAGATGCTGGGTTTTTAATagccaagttttttaaaaaattacattgaaCTCTTAAAACAGGGACTGTAGGAACCTATTTCTCCTCAATCAATATCTACATAAGGATTCCTGAAATGTAGCATGAAATAACATTCTATTATTCTGACTCTAgttcattaattatttttcattttcttccacagAATTCAAGATGTGCCCTAAGGAAAagttcctttgtatttcagtccATACCTGTCAATGTCAacattgtatttttcagagtgAATTCAGACATTTCCCCTCcataactattttttaataaatgagcaaatggctagatggatggatggatgacataGTCTTTCCTATCCTATGATTCTTATTGTCTGGATTCTAATTTGATATCCAAATTCACCTTTAGGTATCATaagacattttctttctcctagAATATCCTTACTTTTCCTGATAGAAGTATTTTTCCATTAGCATATGCATCTGCTGCTAATGGCCAAATACACTCAacaactctgttgctttttccatTCTAGGTTCAATCTTACCTGAGGGATGGGAGCAGGGGAAGGGTAATAGTAATAGAAGACAcagctattttaatatttttgcaatATGTTATCTTACTTCATtagtattttcaaatgatttgctAACAAAAGAATTCTCTCAAGGGCCCTTAACACCAAGTGTTAAAATATTTACAAGCTAAATATATCTTTATGCTTCTAAAATAAGTCATTAGTAAAATAGAATTGTGCTATGAAATATAAGTCATATGATGTTCCTATTTAttactaaaaatacattttttttcagggATGTGTTTGACCTATGGAGAAAGCCGTTATAACACACATGTTACAAACTACAATCCTGGAAGCAAAAGCACTGATTATGGGCTATTTCAGATCAACAGCAAGTGGTGGTGTAATGATGGCAAAACCCCAGGAGCAGTTAACGGCTGTGGTATATCCTGCAGTGGTAAGACAAGATAATGTTGAGTGATGGCTCAGGCCCCATTTGGTGGTACCTATAAGGAGAGAGATTTAATACAAATGAAAAGGTCTTGAAGAGTTCATGAGGGACCCAGAAAAACTCCATCTTAACTTCTAGAAACTGCTTTAGCATCTACCTCATAATTCCTTCAGTAAGAAATTAAAAAGCTGGTATCATAGAAGGTTGCTGTTTGCTAACATACAAGAGTTGGAATGATCTATCACTTCATCATAACTGGACATGTTGATGCTTTGTAAAGAACAATGCCATTCCTACTAATTTACCTGGTTTGGGAGAGGTTTAGGGATACTTtggttgtgtggtttttttttaaattttgtcatatttacttcttttacatatatattatacagtaGGGGTTTTTTTGCTGAGTGATTTTAAAGTGAATTAGAAACATTATCACATTTCATTCCTAAATTCTTTTGTTTGCATATCTAAAAAATACACTTCCTATTTAATCACTGTCATTCTAAAAAGTTAATATatggatttgtttttaattggggtGAAACAAATATTCTATTGAGTTCCTTTTAAAACTGAGATAACATATGCAATAtttaggtcttcccaggtggggctagtagTAAAGGACCCTCCTGacagtacaggagacatgagatacaggttccatctccgggttgggaaaatcctccaaaggagggtatggcaacccactccagtattcttgactagagaatcaacatgaacagaggagcctggagggctacaatccatggggtcacaaagagtcacacaggcACGTGTGCACATGCAATATTTATTGCATAAAATATTGGAGAAATATTGCTAATTTgatattgtttaatttttaatattaaaattcctAATAAATAAGATTAGCTTCTGGACATATCTTTTATATACAGTtagtttagtttaaaaattattttgtattatacAATAATCTGTGGTCATTGAATAAAAGTTCTACTACCCAGAGACTTATGACCACGGTAACTTGTGGTATCCACATCTTCTTTCAGAATACACATCACTCACATACATGAATGTAAAGCTATATAATTCACATTTGTACCCACATGCAAACATGTAAGCAATATGcttcaacaaaaatgaaattgtACTATATTTACTACTTTACAATTTGCTCATCATTGCACAATATCATTTTTCTCAACAAATATCAATCTTATTAATTTTTCTGGATGAATAGAATTTcactaaatattctaaaatttattaatCCAACTCTTGTATTAATGCATACATCTTGGGTACATCacttattacttttctttttttggaataaATTTTCACTAGTAGAACTGCTGAGCAAAAAACTGCTAGACTGGTttccacttgtttgtttttgttttgttttcaaagtgtCCAGTGCAAAGAGAACCTTCTATCATATTAGTTAATAGTTTCAGAGCTTCCAATGGCTTTGGCAAATGAGAAACGGAATGCTTTATTTCATGCCAAATGGGAtagaatggagagagagagagttttctCCCAATATTCACAGAAACAGggactcttaaaaaaataattttagttgtTCTTTCCTCAGCCTAAGAGAATAAAGCTGGCTGAACCTAAAATTTACGTGAAATTTCTGTGAACATTGTCCTCATTTCTC encodes the following:
- the LOC122683703 gene encoding lysozyme C, intestinal isozyme-like codes for the protein MKALLILGLLLLSVAVQGKKFERCELARTLKKFGLAGYKGISLANWMCLTYGESRYNTHVTNYNPGSKSTDYGLFQINSKWWCNDGKTPGAVNGCGISCSALLKDDITQAVACAKKIVSQQGITAWVAWKKNCKNRDLTNYVKGCRV